Proteins found in one Mytilus edulis chromosome 2, xbMytEdul2.2, whole genome shotgun sequence genomic segment:
- the LOC139510937 gene encoding uncharacterized protein, translating into MDVIQRRLTDIQRIEKQNFKAKQNKKFKRDRLNQQSSVFEEDQILNLLKESKSKQPRKRRFKKQKHTVQDKLVVNLSSIELTTSEEKLLSKGLNFCPAPATVNNLQLETDVEAFARRLRLKEHFNRQQKKNLKEAGMNESDYESDEGDICIPKFKKKSKWNPPKSKNDNLESFITSVKAEVRSSISGKQVRNISKSESQAMINLKDRDEIVIKQADKGSAVVVMNKADYIEEGNRQLSNAKFYKELACDPTKEISKKINDVLSEMNKDKQIDDDTYDYLRPDETCTAGRFYLLPKLHKEGIPGRPIVSANGHPTEKISEFVDYHLRPHVKQLPSHIQDTTDYLKKMNSLSPLPNNTILVSMDVCSLYTNIPKDEGIAACEKVWNTRKDKHPQTDCLVQLLKLVLENNNFIFNDKHFLQIDGTSMGTKMAPSFANIFMGDLEERILLSVPYKPLSWLRFIDDIDMKWNDTAEHLQDFLGHCNQFHHSIKFTSEFSSEKIAFLDTTTFVKNGIMTTDLHTKKTDEHQFLSPKSCHPKHCSRSIPYSQAIRLKRICSSESKLNYRLGQLKTQLKSRGYKTKNITDAFDKAQEKDRASLMEYKDKTTRADRIPFVVTFHPDLTNISSTIRKHWRLIENDSSLKEIFPSPPVIAYRRPKNLKDILCSFDGGLIQIWILTPYRVTLKTWKWT; encoded by the exons ATGGACGTAATTCAAAGAAGACTAACCGACATTCAAAGAATAGAGAAACAAAATTTCAAagctaaacaaaataaaaagttcaaacgTGACCGTTTAAACCAACAAAGTTCCGTTTTTGAAGAAGatcaaattttaaacttgttaaaAGAGAGTAAATCAAAACAACCGAGGAAAAGACGTTTTAAAAAACAGAAACACACAGTTCAAGATAAGTTAGTTGTCAATCTGTCATCAATAGAACTAACTACCTCTGAAGAAAAACTATTGAGTAAAGGCCTTAATTTCTGTCCAGCTCCAGCAACCGTCAACAATTTACAACTTGAGACAGATGTAGAAGCATTTGCCAGGCGTCTTCGGTTGAAAGAACATTTCAATAGACAACagaagaaaaatttaaaagaagccGGAATGAATGAATCTGATTATGAGAGTGATGAAGGAGACATAtgcattccaaaatttaaaaagaaaagtaaatgGAATCCCCCTAAAAGCAAAAACGACAATTTGGAATCATTCATTACATCAGTCAAAGCTGAAGTCAGATCTTCAATCAGTGGTAAACAAGTCAGAAATATTTCAAAGTCAGAAAGTCAAGCCATGATAAACTTAAAAGACCGTGACGAAATTGTTATCAAACAAGCTGACAAAGGAAGTGCCGTTGTAGTGATGAACAAGGCAGACTACATCGAAGAAGGAAATCGTCAACTCTCAAACGCTAAATTTTATAAAGAACTAGCATGTGATCCAACCAAAGAAATCAGCAAAAAAATTAATGACGTCCTCTCAGAaatgaataaagataaacaaattgaTGACGATACGTACGATTATCTACGCCCAGACGAAACGTGCACAGCCGGTCGATTTTACTTACTTCCAAAACTCCACAAAGAAGGGATCCCAGGGAGACCTATAGTATCAGCTAATGGCCATCCCACCGAAAAAATTTCAGAATTTGTTGATTACCACCTCAGACCACATGTTAAACAACTACCATCTCATATTCAAGATACGACTGactatttgaagaaaatgaattCCTTAAGTCCTTTACCTAACAACACAATTTTGGTTTCAATGGATGTGTGTTCTTTATACACAAATATTCCAAAAGATGAAGGAATTGCCGCGTGTGAAAAAGTATGGAATACTCGAAAGGATAAACATCCCCAAACTGACTGTCTAGTTCAATTGCTCAAGCTAGTGCTTGAAAATAACAACTTTATTTTCAACGACAAGCACTTTTTACAGATTGACGGAACTAGTATGGGAACAAAAATGGCACCTTCTTTTGCCAACATTTTTATGGGGGATCTCGAAGAACGCATCCTTTTAAGTGTGCCATACAAACCCTTGTCATGGCTCCGTTTTATTGATGATATTGACATGAAATGGAACGATACTGCAGAACATTTGCAAGATTTCTTAGGTCATTGTAATCAGTTCCATCACTCAATTAAATTTACATCTGAATTTTCAAGCGAGAAAATTGCTTTTCTCGACACCACCACATTTGTAAAAAACGGGATCATGACAACTGATCTCCACACAAAGAAAACTGATGAACACCAGTTCCTTTCTCCAAAAAGttgtcacccgaaacactgctccAGGAGTATACCTTACAGTCAAGCCATCAGACTAAAGCGAATTTGCTCCTCGGAATCCAAACTTAACTATCGTTTGGGACAACTAAAAACACAGCTGAAATCAAGAGgatataaaaccaaaaacatcaCAGACGCTTTTGATAAAGCCCAAGAAAAAGATCGAGCTAGCCTCATGGAATACAAAGATAAGACGACCCGTGCAGATAGAATTCCGTTTGTTGTAACCTTCCATCccgatttgacaaatatttcatctacTATCCGAAAGCACTGGCGTCTTATCGAAAATGACTCTtccttaaaagaaatttttccatcacctcctgttattgcctatcgcagacccaaaaatctcaaagacatactt tgCTCCTTTGATGGAGGACTTATACAGATATGGATATTGACACCTTATAGGGTTACACTAAAGACTTGGAAGTGGACCTGA